A genomic stretch from Anaerolinea thermophila UNI-1 includes:
- a CDS encoding RNA polymerase sigma factor, translated as MSKLPSSVGVNPDEEKNPSSLESLSEDEVIALAARGDTEAFSVLYQRYVTRIYNYIYYRTGNPFEAEDLTSRVFHRALNHIQHYDNRGIPFSAWLYRIAHNLVANWHRDSNRHKEVPIEDQPRLVHHAEPPEHAVMNNQELESLMKVIRKLPAERQQLLILKFVEGLSNAEIAVIMMRSEGAIKSLYHRTLLALRDEIQKLEE; from the coding sequence ATGTCGAAACTTCCGTCTTCTGTTGGGGTTAATCCTGATGAAGAAAAGAATCCATCCTCTTTGGAATCTTTGAGCGAGGATGAAGTGATTGCACTTGCCGCAAGAGGGGATACGGAGGCATTCAGTGTCCTGTATCAGCGATACGTGACACGAATTTATAACTACATCTACTATCGCACAGGCAATCCTTTTGAAGCCGAAGACCTCACTTCGCGGGTGTTTCACCGAGCCCTCAATCACATTCAACATTATGACAATCGGGGAATCCCTTTTTCGGCGTGGCTTTACCGCATTGCACATAATCTGGTTGCCAACTGGCACCGCGACAGCAATCGCCATAAAGAAGTCCCGATTGAAGATCAACCCCGACTGGTGCATCACGCTGAACCGCCCGAACATGCGGTGATGAATAACCAGGAGTTAGAAAGTTTGATGAAAGTGATACGAAAGTTACCTGCGGAACGTCAGCAGTTATTAATCCTGAAATTTGTAGAAGGACTCTCCAACGCGGAAATTGCAGTGATCATGATGCGCAGTGAAGGGGCTATCAAGAGCCTTTATCACCGCACTCTGCTGGCATTACGCGATGAAATTCAAAAACTGGAGGAGTGA
- a CDS encoding DegV family protein has product MLRIVTDGATDMPASWIEEYDINVLPLRISVGEKLITPGKGFSFEDFYRLIRETRIFPKTSLPSPGEVVNFYRQIAKQGDTILSLHLSSKLSGTYNTIKMAAEELKNEFQIHVFDSNAGSAAVGFMCREARLMAQAGLPLQTILERMDRIRNNLTVIFTLDSLEFAKLSGRINALQSALASLLNVKPVIILKEGLLEMAEKVRTRHRALDYIINVVKNRMGSMPINIAIVHAADLPTAQQLKERITQMLNVKEAIITDLSIPVASHLGPGTVGIVAYPANEE; this is encoded by the coding sequence ATGTTAAGAATTGTGACCGATGGGGCAACCGATATGCCCGCATCATGGATTGAGGAATATGATATCAACGTGCTTCCTTTGCGAATCAGTGTAGGGGAGAAACTTATTACCCCGGGAAAAGGGTTCTCTTTTGAAGATTTTTACCGCTTAATCCGCGAAACTCGAATCTTTCCAAAGACCTCCCTGCCTTCTCCCGGTGAAGTGGTCAACTTCTATCGTCAGATTGCGAAACAGGGCGATACTATCCTCTCTTTGCACCTGTCCAGCAAACTCTCAGGCACATACAACACAATCAAAATGGCTGCCGAGGAGTTGAAAAATGAGTTTCAGATTCACGTCTTCGACTCCAATGCAGGGTCTGCGGCGGTGGGATTCATGTGTCGCGAAGCCAGATTAATGGCACAAGCAGGATTGCCTTTGCAAACCATCCTGGAGCGTATGGATCGCATTCGCAATAACCTCACAGTCATCTTTACCCTGGACAGTCTGGAATTTGCCAAACTCAGTGGACGAATTAATGCCCTCCAAAGTGCCCTTGCCTCTCTGCTCAATGTAAAGCCAGTGATTATCCTGAAAGAAGGGCTGCTGGAAATGGCAGAGAAGGTGCGAACCCGTCATCGGGCACTGGATTACATTATCAATGTGGTTAAAAACCGAATGGGAAGCATGCCCATTAACATCGCGATTGTCCACGCTGCAGATTTACCCACGGCTCAACAACTGAAAGAGCGCATCACGCAAATGTTGAATGTGAAGGAAGCCATCATCACGGATTTGTCCATTCCGGTTGCCTCTCATCTTGGTCCCGGAACGGTGGGAATTGTTGCTTATCCTGCAAATGAGGAGTGA
- a CDS encoding glutaredoxin domain-containing protein encodes MADEIIIYGTSWCGDSRRARRIFDDYHIPYRWVDIDEDMEGRKFVESVNNGFRSVPTIVFPDGSILVEPRSTELKRKLGVDSEGV; translated from the coding sequence ATGGCAGATGAAATCATCATTTATGGAACTTCATGGTGTGGAGATAGTCGCAGGGCAAGGCGCATTTTTGACGACTATCACATTCCCTATCGCTGGGTGGATATTGATGAAGACATGGAAGGACGAAAGTTTGTGGAATCGGTAAACAACGGCTTTCGCAGTGTGCCTACCATTGTTTTTCCCGATGGCAGTATCCTTGTCGAGCCCAGATCAACCGAGTTAAAGCGCAAATTGGGTGTTGACTCAGAAGGTGTCTGA
- a CDS encoding M48 family metallopeptidase, protein MEAVQVVRSRRKTIAIEIHPDGRVILRLPLRYPKTKIPEILEQYRDWITEKVRKFQEQQRQIPEHKFVEGETFLYLGKEYPLHILEHASRALEWNEAGFWMLKTDSHHARKLFLAWYQEKALAYFTARAKHFDKKFTDKPYQIKLSNARTRWGTCSTRGILRLSWRIIMAPPEIVDNVIVHELAHFLHQNHSRAFWEAVAAECPNYKQARAWLRNFGHLLAI, encoded by the coding sequence ATGGAGGCTGTTCAGGTTGTACGTTCCCGTCGTAAAACCATTGCCATCGAAATCCATCCCGATGGGCGGGTGATCTTACGTCTGCCATTAAGATATCCCAAAACAAAAATTCCAGAAATTTTGGAGCAATACCGAGATTGGATTACAGAAAAAGTCCGGAAATTTCAGGAGCAACAGCGCCAAATTCCGGAGCACAAATTTGTTGAAGGCGAAACTTTTCTGTATCTGGGAAAAGAATATCCTCTCCACATCTTAGAGCATGCTTCTCGGGCACTTGAATGGAACGAAGCAGGATTCTGGATGCTAAAAACCGATTCTCATCATGCCAGGAAGTTATTTTTAGCCTGGTATCAGGAAAAAGCCCTGGCTTATTTCACTGCCAGAGCCAAACACTTCGATAAAAAGTTCACCGATAAACCGTATCAAATTAAATTAAGCAATGCCCGCACTCGCTGGGGAACTTGCAGTACCAGGGGCATCCTCCGCCTGTCCTGGCGTATCATCATGGCGCCGCCCGAAATCGTTGATAACGTCATTGTTCATGAACTTGCCCATTTCCTGCACCAGAATCATTCTCGAGCCTTCTGGGAAGCCGTCGCAGCAGAATGTCCGAATTACAAACAAGCCCGCGCGTGGTTAAGAAACTTTGGACATCTGCTGGCCATTTGA
- a CDS encoding CysS/YqeB C-terminal domain-containing protein, which produces MELKPGKIALIGSGETSASGGKTFETVLRTLRASPKIAVLETPAGFELNSPQVAGKVGEYLAKRLQNFHPQIEVIPARKRGTEFSPDNPVILRPFFDADLIFFGPGSPTYTVRQLENSLAWEWIWARHLLGAALVVASAATIALGSLALPVYEIFKVGEDPHWKPGLHFFEPYGLNLVIIPHWNNNQGGDEVDTSHCFIGKPRFDLLMEHLPPHARVIGIDEHTSLIMDFQSREATVQGRSNVHVLGAHEEYTFENGEKFSLEILGNLQIPSSIETILSPTIWTQALAFQNTVTSPENAPSTIPREITTLVEEREKARLARNWEKADSLRKQILEMGYVIRDTPHGPEILPA; this is translated from the coding sequence GTGGAATTGAAACCTGGAAAGATTGCCTTAATTGGCTCGGGCGAAACCAGTGCCAGCGGGGGAAAAACCTTTGAGACCGTTTTGCGAACCTTGAGGGCTTCCCCCAAAATTGCTGTTCTTGAAACACCCGCCGGCTTTGAACTCAACTCGCCTCAGGTTGCCGGGAAGGTGGGAGAATATCTGGCTAAAAGATTGCAAAATTTCCACCCGCAAATCGAGGTCATTCCTGCCCGAAAGCGAGGTACCGAATTCAGCCCGGATAATCCTGTTATCCTTCGCCCGTTCTTTGATGCTGATCTAATTTTTTTCGGTCCTGGTAGTCCCACTTACACTGTGCGACAACTTGAAAACAGCCTGGCATGGGAATGGATTTGGGCAAGGCACCTCTTAGGAGCCGCGCTGGTGGTTGCCAGCGCGGCAACCATTGCCCTGGGATCTCTGGCATTGCCTGTGTATGAAATTTTCAAAGTCGGAGAAGATCCCCACTGGAAACCCGGATTGCATTTTTTTGAGCCATATGGCTTGAATCTCGTAATTATCCCCCACTGGAACAACAACCAGGGAGGAGACGAGGTAGATACCAGTCATTGTTTTATTGGGAAACCACGCTTTGACCTTCTGATGGAACATCTTCCCCCGCATGCGCGAGTCATCGGTATCGATGAACATACCAGCCTGATCATGGATTTTCAGAGCAGAGAAGCCACCGTGCAAGGCCGAAGTAATGTTCATGTGTTGGGGGCTCATGAGGAATATACCTTTGAAAACGGAGAAAAATTTTCTCTGGAAATTCTCGGGAATCTCCAGATTCCATCTTCCATCGAAACAATTCTTTCCCCAACCATATGGACGCAAGCCCTAGCCTTTCAGAATACTGTCACATCCCCTGAGAATGCTCCCTCGACAATTCCTCGCGAAATCACAACACTGGTTGAGGAACGAGAAAAAGCCCGTTTGGCTAGAAACTGGGAAAAAGCCGACTCTTTGAGAAAACAAATTCTGGAAATGGGATACGTAATCAGAGATACTCCACATGGTCCTGAAATCCTGCCAGCATAA
- a CDS encoding DUF4870 domain-containing protein translates to MSEQFEPVMDVTSDDKLWTLLAYIFTPIIPIVILLLEDKKNRPFIKRHNMQALILGIVEWVVNVLLSFVVIGCVTSVLTVILNIYLGIKANRGETFDIPVISNFVRQQGW, encoded by the coding sequence ATGAGCGAACAGTTTGAGCCAGTGATGGATGTCACCAGCGATGATAAACTATGGACTTTGCTGGCATACATTTTCACTCCAATTATTCCAATTGTCATTTTGCTACTGGAAGATAAGAAAAATCGTCCATTCATCAAGCGTCATAACATGCAGGCATTGATTCTGGGGATTGTAGAGTGGGTAGTCAATGTGTTGTTGAGTTTTGTTGTGATTGGCTGTGTAACCAGTGTTCTCACCGTTATTCTCAATATCTATCTGGGCATTAAAGCCAATCGTGGAGAAACCTTTGATATCCCGGTAATTTCGAATTTTGTGCGTCAACAGGGCTGGTAA
- the fmt gene encoding methionyl-tRNA formyltransferase, with product MGSPEFALPTLKALAEHYPVVGVVTQPDRPAGRGNMLTPPPVKVLAQQLGIEVFQPEKLRNPEAMEKLRTWSPDLIVVAAFGQILRQAVLDLPQFGCINVHASLLPRWRGASPIQAAILHGDIVTGVTIMKMDAGIDTGPILAQREVAIQPDDTAGSLSDRLAEEGANLLIEVLPEYLTGRLHPKPQPEEGATYAKMLTKEEGHLNFEESVHQLVNRVRAYHPWPSAYTFWNGQMLKIHRAQAVQDSQATLGKRKVIEGYPAIGASDGWLVLLEVQPAGKRAMDGKDFLRGARSWSEE from the coding sequence ATGGGATCGCCAGAATTTGCTCTGCCAACCTTGAAAGCATTGGCAGAACACTACCCCGTAGTCGGTGTAGTAACTCAACCGGATCGTCCTGCAGGGCGTGGAAATATGCTCACCCCACCGCCTGTGAAAGTGCTTGCCCAGCAATTAGGGATAGAGGTCTTTCAACCCGAAAAATTGCGTAACCCCGAAGCCATGGAAAAATTGAGAACGTGGAGTCCGGACTTGATTGTGGTGGCGGCGTTTGGGCAAATCCTGCGCCAGGCAGTTTTGGACCTGCCCCAATTTGGGTGCATTAACGTACATGCCTCGTTGCTACCTCGATGGCGCGGGGCTTCTCCCATTCAGGCGGCGATTTTGCATGGTGATATCGTCACCGGCGTTACCATTATGAAAATGGATGCCGGCATAGACACCGGGCCGATCCTGGCACAGAGAGAAGTAGCCATCCAACCTGATGATACAGCCGGAAGCCTTTCTGACCGCCTGGCTGAGGAAGGCGCCAACCTGCTGATTGAGGTGTTACCAGAGTATCTGACAGGACGTCTTCACCCCAAACCCCAACCCGAAGAAGGGGCAACCTACGCCAAAATGCTCACCAAGGAAGAGGGGCATCTGAACTTTGAGGAAAGCGTCCATCAACTGGTGAATCGGGTGAGAGCCTATCATCCCTGGCCCAGCGCATACACCTTCTGGAATGGACAAATGCTGAAAATCCACCGCGCCCAAGCCGTACAGGATTCACAAGCCACTTTAGGAAAACGCAAGGTCATAGAAGGTTATCCTGCGATTGGCGCATCTGATGGATGGCTGGTGCTTTTAGAAGTTCAGCCTGCGGGAAAACGCGCTATGGATGGGAAAGATTTTCTGCGCGGAGCACGTTCCTGGAGCGAAGAATAA
- a CDS encoding ketopantoate reductase family protein, producing the protein MAKPHTPKLKFLCFGAGAIGGYIGGSLILAGHSVTFLERPEQAETLQSRGLVLKNPAGTFKIASLQVVSSLEETITAGPYDLGILAVKSYDTQSLLESLAPYAIALPPILSLQNGVENEILLAQVLGEDRVVSGTVTTAVGKPEPGTIVVERLRGVGIAAEHPLAPTLVGVMDAAGLRARLYTNGRAMKWSKMLTNLMGNATSAILDMPPSEIYANPDLVKLEIAMLREALAVMQALQIPVVDLPGTPVKGLVFLSSLPIRLSQPLWQQVLGKGRGKKMPSFHIDLESGRGKSEVEFLNGAVVRFGQKAGVPAPVNRCLTELLMGITKGEIAWEDFRHNPTALLKRCGFPS; encoded by the coding sequence ATGGCAAAACCTCACACTCCCAAATTAAAGTTTTTGTGTTTTGGCGCCGGGGCGATTGGGGGATACATTGGTGGCAGTTTAATTCTTGCCGGACATTCGGTAACCTTTTTAGAACGTCCCGAACAGGCTGAAACACTCCAGTCTCGAGGGTTGGTGCTTAAGAACCCGGCAGGGACTTTTAAGATTGCCTCCTTGCAAGTCGTCAGTTCCCTGGAAGAAACCATCACTGCAGGTCCGTATGATTTGGGAATTCTCGCGGTGAAATCATATGATACCCAGAGCCTCTTAGAGAGTTTAGCACCTTACGCTATAGCGTTGCCCCCCATTTTATCGCTGCAAAATGGGGTGGAAAACGAAATCTTGCTTGCCCAGGTTCTTGGGGAAGACCGTGTCGTTTCAGGCACTGTCACCACGGCTGTGGGGAAACCAGAACCCGGTACGATTGTAGTGGAACGATTACGCGGGGTTGGCATTGCAGCAGAGCATCCTCTGGCGCCAACGCTGGTCGGTGTGATGGATGCCGCAGGTTTACGTGCACGGTTGTATACCAACGGACGCGCAATGAAGTGGTCCAAAATGCTGACAAACTTAATGGGGAATGCTACTTCTGCGATTTTGGACATGCCCCCTTCTGAAATCTACGCCAACCCCGATCTGGTCAAACTGGAAATTGCCATGCTGCGGGAAGCCCTGGCAGTGATGCAAGCCCTGCAAATTCCAGTGGTGGATCTTCCCGGGACTCCAGTGAAAGGACTTGTTTTCCTGTCTTCCCTGCCCATTCGGCTCAGTCAACCCCTCTGGCAACAGGTCTTGGGGAAAGGTCGTGGAAAGAAAATGCCCTCTTTCCATATTGACCTGGAAAGCGGAAGGGGAAAATCGGAAGTGGAGTTTTTGAATGGGGCAGTCGTTCGGTTTGGACAGAAAGCGGGGGTACCTGCACCTGTGAATCGATGCCTGACTGAATTGCTTATGGGAATCACCAAGGGAGAGATAGCCTGGGAAGATTTCCGGCATAACCCTACTGCCCTACTGAAACGATGTGGTTTTCCTTCCTGA
- a CDS encoding ArsR/SmtB family transcription factor codes for MAKKEIPPLQQLSPEQKRLILMLKALGNPIRFRIMQFLAEKQMCITGDVVEFTTLAQSTVSQHLKVLRDAGLIKGEIEGPATCYCISEEGVQFLKEYIESWLPGCCSETE; via the coding sequence ATGGCTAAGAAAGAGATTCCCCCGTTACAACAACTTTCTCCAGAGCAAAAAAGGCTGATCCTTATGCTCAAAGCGCTGGGGAATCCCATTCGTTTTCGCATCATGCAGTTTCTTGCAGAGAAGCAAATGTGTATTACAGGGGATGTGGTTGAATTTACTACGCTGGCACAATCCACAGTCAGTCAACATCTCAAAGTTTTAAGGGATGCCGGTTTAATTAAAGGTGAAATTGAGGGTCCGGCAACTTGTTATTGTATTAGCGAGGAAGGAGTGCAGTTTTTAAAAGAGTATATTGAATCCTGGCTGCCTGGTTGTTGTTCTGAAACAGAATAG
- the arsM gene encoding class I SAM-dependent methyltransferase: protein MSTSENVRAYFNQNAFRWDTLRTEYFPDTLREVILSKAYLRPEMVVADIGGGTGFVTLGLATRVNQVHLVEPSSAMLEIAKKNLSAFTNIIYHQTGVENLPFPEESLDAMFANMVLHHLPDPEQGIKEMVRVLRPGGRLILTDLDNHSYTWFKEEMADVWLGFDRQEIRKWFEQTGLVNVLVTDTKDSCCTKETCQCSCESSSKEAQISIFLATGTRKYISMEKVTEAYSDIAIMERPCCAPSSETGNSSCCCTKPQAFLISADYAEEDLIQVPEDLWQNSLGCGNPTAFARLQPGMTVLDIGSGRGLDVFLAAQKVGKEGRIIGIDPSPEMLKKAQQIAEKYQLANVEFRQGEAEEIPLPDETVDVILSNCVVNLSEDKSKAFQEAFRVLKSGGRLNISDIVLSTSLPMEIQLDETGWVSCISGSLPEQEYLDLLQQAGFSEIAIEKKVPAGQIAGTEIFSLTLTATKP, encoded by the coding sequence ATGTCCACTTCTGAAAATGTTCGCGCTTACTTTAACCAAAATGCGTTTCGATGGGATACGTTACGCACAGAGTACTTTCCAGATACTTTGCGGGAAGTCATTCTATCAAAAGCCTATTTACGCCCTGAAATGGTGGTGGCAGATATTGGGGGAGGCACTGGATTTGTTACTTTGGGATTAGCAACCCGGGTAAATCAGGTTCATCTGGTAGAACCTTCATCGGCAATGCTGGAAATTGCCAAGAAGAATTTATCTGCGTTTACCAATATCATTTACCACCAAACCGGTGTTGAAAATTTACCTTTTCCGGAAGAAAGTCTGGACGCTATGTTTGCAAATATGGTTCTGCACCATTTGCCTGATCCAGAGCAGGGAATTAAGGAAATGGTTCGCGTCCTTCGCCCGGGGGGACGTCTGATTTTGACCGATTTGGACAACCATTCATATACCTGGTTCAAAGAAGAAATGGCGGACGTGTGGCTGGGATTTGACCGGCAGGAAATTCGCAAATGGTTCGAACAAACCGGGTTGGTGAATGTGCTCGTTACAGATACAAAAGATTCCTGTTGTACCAAGGAAACCTGTCAATGTTCATGCGAATCCTCTTCAAAGGAGGCCCAAATCAGCATCTTTTTAGCCACCGGGACAAGGAAGTATATAAGTATGGAAAAAGTAACCGAAGCCTATAGCGATATTGCCATTATGGAACGTCCCTGTTGTGCCCCCTCCTCCGAAACAGGAAACTCATCCTGTTGTTGTACAAAGCCTCAAGCGTTTTTAATATCAGCGGACTACGCAGAAGAGGATTTGATTCAAGTGCCTGAGGATCTTTGGCAAAACTCATTAGGTTGTGGGAACCCAACGGCATTTGCCCGTCTACAGCCCGGAATGACTGTACTGGATATTGGTAGCGGGCGAGGGTTAGATGTATTTTTAGCCGCGCAGAAAGTGGGAAAAGAAGGACGGATCATTGGGATTGACCCTTCACCAGAAATGCTGAAAAAAGCCCAACAAATTGCCGAAAAATATCAACTGGCAAATGTGGAATTCAGACAGGGAGAGGCAGAGGAAATTCCCCTTCCCGATGAAACGGTGGATGTCATTCTCTCCAACTGTGTTGTTAACCTTTCGGAAGACAAAAGCAAAGCCTTTCAAGAAGCCTTCCGAGTTCTTAAATCAGGAGGAAGACTGAATATCAGCGATATTGTCCTCTCCACCTCCCTGCCAATGGAAATTCAACTGGATGAAACTGGCTGGGTATCGTGTATATCGGGGTCTTTACCCGAACAGGAATATCTCGACTTGCTCCAACAAGCCGGTTTTTCAGAAATAGCGATCGAGAAAAAAGTTCCTGCCGGACAAATAGCCGGAACAGAAATTTTCAGCCTCACGCTCACGGCAACAAAACCATGA
- the efp gene encoding elongation factor P encodes MIDVNDLRKGVIFELDGQLMRVLEYSHHKPGRGNAVIRIKARNLKTGATIEKTFTSGDRVQDIRLDYHTVQYLYSDENFFYFMDVETFDQVPVSKELVEEYAGFLKENMEVKLTLYQGQPLDIELPTTVDLKVVYAEPAVRGDTATGVTKKVRVETGAEIETPIFVNEGDTIRVDTRTGTYVTRV; translated from the coding sequence ATGATTGACGTCAATGATTTGAGAAAAGGTGTTATTTTTGAACTGGATGGTCAACTCATGCGGGTGCTGGAGTACAGCCACCACAAACCCGGACGTGGCAATGCAGTGATTCGCATCAAAGCCCGCAACTTAAAAACCGGCGCTACGATTGAAAAAACCTTCACCTCAGGCGACCGTGTGCAGGATATCCGTCTGGACTATCACACCGTGCAGTACCTGTACAGTGATGAAAACTTCTTTTACTTTATGGATGTGGAAACCTTCGATCAGGTGCCGGTGAGCAAAGAATTGGTGGAAGAATACGCCGGTTTCCTGAAAGAAAACATGGAAGTCAAACTGACCCTGTACCAGGGACAGCCGCTGGACATCGAACTGCCCACCACGGTGGATCTGAAAGTGGTATACGCTGAACCGGCAGTGCGCGGCGATACCGCTACGGGTGTCACCAAAAAGGTGCGCGTGGAGACTGGTGCGGAAATTGAAACTCCGATTTTCGTCAATGAAGGCGATACCATTCGGGTAGATACGCGTACAGGAACCTACGTCACCCGGGTATAA
- a CDS encoding DinB family protein, with product MSPILLIDLDDTLLENSIETFLPAYLKALSKHLSNHLQPEVMIRELLRATDQMLVNQNPQKTLEDVFDETFYPAVKVSKEELKPVIESFYRRVFPTLKSLTRPKPEAKALIEYALKKGWKIVVATNPIFPLTAIEQRLEWAGLSPKEVPFDLITSYETFHFAKPNPAYYAEVLARFGWKDEPVTMVGNSMSDDIQPAVQTGIPAFWLSDTPPESETHSPSGWGTFSEIYPFLEQIEYIRSTSILPSLNGLIGILRATLAFLDSQRRTVPLEDWNQKPSAEEWCLTEIICHLRDSDREVNLPRFRKILEEENPFLPAVNADEWSSVRQYCNNEDPLEALQGFIQARMEILSILESLSPEAWKRPARHAIFGPTTLQELVIFMCAHDRDHIQQVHKTIPK from the coding sequence ATGTCCCCGATTTTATTGATTGATCTGGACGATACCCTGCTGGAAAATTCGATTGAAACGTTTTTGCCCGCCTATCTGAAAGCCCTTTCCAAGCATCTCTCCAATCATCTCCAACCAGAGGTCATGATTCGGGAACTACTGCGCGCTACCGATCAGATGCTGGTTAATCAAAATCCGCAAAAAACGCTGGAGGACGTCTTTGATGAAACTTTCTATCCGGCTGTTAAAGTAAGTAAAGAAGAATTAAAACCGGTCATTGAGTCTTTTTATCGCAGGGTTTTTCCAACTCTGAAATCCTTAACAAGACCTAAACCTGAAGCCAAAGCGTTGATAGAGTATGCCCTGAAAAAAGGTTGGAAAATTGTCGTTGCTACCAACCCTATTTTCCCACTTACAGCCATTGAACAGCGCCTTGAATGGGCAGGATTATCTCCCAAAGAAGTGCCCTTTGACCTGATTACCTCATATGAAACTTTTCACTTTGCCAAACCCAACCCTGCCTATTATGCTGAGGTGCTTGCCCGTTTCGGGTGGAAGGATGAGCCTGTAACGATGGTGGGGAACAGCATGTCAGATGATATTCAACCCGCCGTTCAGACGGGAATTCCTGCTTTCTGGCTCAGCGATACCCCTCCGGAGTCGGAAACGCATTCACCCTCCGGCTGGGGAACGTTCTCCGAGATATACCCCTTCCTGGAGCAAATCGAATACATTCGCTCCACATCCATCTTACCCTCGTTAAACGGATTGATAGGGATTCTGCGCGCTACACTGGCGTTTCTGGACAGTCAACGCCGGACAGTTCCTCTCGAAGACTGGAATCAAAAACCCTCAGCAGAGGAATGGTGCTTGACTGAAATTATTTGTCACCTGAGGGACAGCGATCGCGAGGTGAACCTACCCCGTTTTCGAAAAATTCTGGAAGAAGAAAATCCCTTCCTGCCCGCGGTCAACGCTGATGAATGGTCTTCTGTACGCCAGTACTGTAATAATGAAGACCCTCTGGAAGCCTTACAGGGATTTATCCAGGCACGCATGGAGATTTTGAGCATTCTGGAGTCCCTCTCACCGGAAGCCTGGAAACGTCCAGCGCGTCATGCCATCTTCGGACCCACCACGCTTCAAGAACTGGTTATATTCATGTGCGCGCATGACCGCGATCACATCCAGCAAGTGCATAAAACCATCCCCAAATAA